One Natronolimnobius sp. AArcel1 genomic region harbors:
- a CDS encoding ring-cleaving dioxygenase, translating into MPQTPGIHHVTAVASDPSQNHEFYTETLGLRLVKQSINQDDVSVYHLFYADHEGSPGTSMTFFPYTDARPGQVGTGQVSTVSFLVPEDSLEFWRDRLESAGANPAEPLERFDETVLPFEDPDGLPLELVVRADVPDANLPESPVPETHAIRGFAGVTLSLTSAEPTTELLEAMGYEATGTEGTRRRYESSGELGSVVDVDEDPQAPQGVPGAGTVHHVAFEVGDDEQETWREFLIDRGLRPTEIIDRKWFNSVYTREYGGVLFEFATKSPGYTVDEDLENLGDRLVLPDWLEDRRGEIEAGLPALSR; encoded by the coding sequence ATGCCTCAGACGCCCGGCATCCACCACGTCACCGCCGTCGCGAGCGACCCGTCGCAAAACCACGAGTTCTACACCGAAACGCTCGGCTTGCGGCTCGTCAAACAGAGCATCAATCAGGATGATGTATCAGTGTATCACCTCTTCTACGCCGACCATGAGGGCTCGCCGGGGACGAGCATGACGTTCTTTCCCTACACTGACGCCCGACCGGGCCAGGTCGGTACCGGCCAGGTCAGTACCGTCTCGTTTCTTGTTCCCGAAGACTCCCTCGAGTTTTGGCGTGACCGCCTCGAGAGCGCAGGCGCGAATCCCGCGGAGCCACTCGAGCGCTTCGACGAGACGGTCCTACCGTTCGAAGACCCCGACGGACTCCCGCTCGAGTTGGTCGTCCGCGCAGACGTGCCCGACGCGAACCTGCCGGAGAGTCCCGTTCCGGAGACACACGCCATCCGCGGCTTTGCCGGTGTGACGCTCTCACTGACGAGTGCCGAGCCGACGACAGAACTGCTCGAGGCGATGGGCTACGAGGCGACTGGCACCGAAGGCACGCGTCGGCGATACGAGAGTAGCGGCGAACTCGGGTCCGTCGTCGACGTTGACGAAGATCCGCAGGCACCGCAGGGAGTGCCCGGCGCGGGTACCGTCCACCACGTCGCATTCGAGGTCGGAGACGACGAGCAGGAGACGTGGCGCGAGTTCCTGATCGACCGCGGGCTGCGGCCCACAGAAATCATCGACCGCAAGTGGTTCAACTCGGTCTACACCCGCGAGTACGGCGGCGTGCTCTTCGAATTCGCAACCAAATCGCCAGGGTACACCGTCGACGAAGACCTCGAGAATCTGGGCGACCGACTCGTTCTCCCGGACTGGCTCGAGGACCGACGCGGGGAGATCGAAGCCGGATTGCCGGCGTTGTCACGATAG
- a CDS encoding RsmB/NOP family class I SAM-dependent RNA methyltransferase, whose translation MEPFERYRPIIDDFDAFLEACERPLGNAVRVNTIKASVERTLATLEDDGVAYEQADWNPRVLRLETDSPGSTWTSFHGFTHGQEEVSAVPPVVLDPQPGERVWDCCAAPGGKATQLAALMDDRGTVVANDSNLGRISALRFNAERLGATSLAVTNDDARNYSLKRFSFDAFDRTLVDAPCSCEGTIRKNPDALENWSEGHIDTIAGIQKGILRRAVQATREGGQIVYSTCTFAPEENEAVVQHALETESCEVVDFDLGLEHAPGLTEWDGEAFDDSLEQAARIYPHQNDTGGFFVAKMEVTA comes from the coding sequence ATGGAGCCATTCGAGCGGTATCGACCGATTATCGACGATTTCGACGCCTTTCTCGAGGCCTGCGAGCGCCCGCTTGGCAACGCCGTGCGGGTGAACACGATCAAAGCCTCTGTCGAGCGCACGCTTGCGACGCTCGAGGACGACGGCGTCGCCTACGAGCAGGCCGACTGGAACCCCCGCGTGTTGCGCCTCGAGACGGATTCGCCGGGGTCGACGTGGACCTCGTTTCACGGCTTTACGCACGGCCAGGAGGAGGTATCGGCGGTGCCGCCGGTCGTCCTCGATCCCCAACCCGGCGAGCGCGTCTGGGATTGCTGTGCCGCACCGGGCGGGAAGGCAACCCAACTCGCGGCGCTGATGGACGACCGCGGAACCGTGGTCGCAAACGATAGCAACCTCGGGCGCATCTCGGCGCTGCGATTTAACGCCGAACGGCTGGGTGCGACCAGCCTGGCAGTGACGAACGACGACGCGCGCAACTACTCGCTCAAGCGCTTTTCCTTCGATGCGTTCGACCGCACGCTCGTCGACGCGCCCTGTTCCTGTGAGGGGACGATCCGAAAGAACCCCGATGCACTCGAGAACTGGTCCGAAGGCCACATCGACACCATTGCGGGCATCCAGAAGGGCATTCTCCGGCGCGCGGTCCAGGCGACTCGCGAGGGTGGCCAGATCGTCTACTCGACGTGCACGTTCGCACCCGAGGAGAACGAAGCTGTCGTTCAGCACGCCCTCGAGACCGAATCGTGCGAGGTCGTCGACTTCGATCTCGGCCTCGAGCACGCGCCTGGACTCACCGAGTGGGACGGCGAGGCGTTCGACGACTCGCTCGAGCAAGCGGCGCGAATTTACCCGCATCAGAACGATACGGGCGGCTTCTTCGTGGCAAAAATGGAGGTGACTGCCTAA
- a CDS encoding proteasome assembly chaperone family protein, translating into MARINTQGAPVDLENPTLIEGFPGVGLVGKIATDHLVDQLEMRYYASVHCEGLPRIGVYRGGDRTVRPPVRLYVSEEHNLLALQSDAPIGAQAAGSVANCVTNWIVDQDATPLYLSGLPAEREDGDPSVYGVATGNAGSLLEDHAVDKPPEDGVITGPTGALINRGAQLGYDTLGLVVECNPQFPDPEAAGILLEEAIAPISGLEIDVDELLERAEEIRAKREQFAQQMQALAQDESSQAQPLRMYQ; encoded by the coding sequence ATGGCACGGATCAACACGCAGGGAGCGCCAGTCGACCTCGAGAACCCCACACTCATCGAGGGCTTTCCGGGCGTCGGCCTCGTCGGAAAAATCGCCACGGACCACCTCGTCGACCAACTCGAGATGCGATACTACGCGAGCGTCCACTGCGAAGGCCTCCCCCGGATCGGCGTCTATCGCGGCGGTGACCGAACCGTCCGACCGCCGGTTCGCCTCTACGTCTCCGAAGAACACAACTTGTTGGCGCTACAAAGTGATGCCCCAATCGGTGCACAGGCAGCAGGCAGCGTCGCCAACTGCGTGACGAACTGGATCGTCGACCAAGACGCCACGCCGCTGTATCTGAGCGGCCTGCCTGCTGAGCGCGAGGACGGCGATCCGAGCGTGTATGGCGTTGCAACCGGCAACGCAGGCTCGCTGCTCGAGGACCACGCAGTCGACAAGCCACCCGAAGACGGCGTCATCACCGGTCCGACTGGCGCGTTGATCAACCGCGGTGCACAACTCGGCTACGACACCCTCGGGCTGGTCGTCGAGTGTAACCCACAGTTTCCCGATCCCGAAGCCGCCGGCATCCTCCTCGAGGAGGCAATCGCACCGATTTCGGGCCTCGAGATCGACGTTGACGAGTTGCTCGAGCGCGCCGAAGAGATTCGCGCAAAACGTGAGCAGTTCGCCCAACAGATGCAGGCGCTGGCACAGGACGAGAGTTCTCAGGCCCAGCCCCTGCGGATGTATCAGTAA
- a CDS encoding PadR family transcriptional regulator, which translates to MALFDLTGFQRDLLVVIAGLDRPSGQTIKSNIERDADIDINHGRLYPNLDTLVNRNLVEKGQLDRRTNYYAITDDGKAALQERESWEQEYLEAVVS; encoded by the coding sequence ATGGCACTCTTTGACCTCACCGGCTTCCAACGCGACTTGCTGGTCGTAATCGCCGGACTGGATCGGCCATCGGGACAGACAATCAAATCGAACATCGAGCGCGATGCTGATATCGATATCAACCACGGGCGACTGTATCCAAATCTGGATACGCTTGTCAATCGCAATCTCGTGGAAAAAGGCCAACTCGATCGTCGGACGAACTACTATGCAATTACCGACGACGGGAAAGCAGCGCTGCAAGAACGGGAATCCTGGGAACAGGAATATCTTGAGGCGGTTGTCAGCTAA
- a CDS encoding fumarylacetoacetate hydrolase family protein, translating into MKYVRFRDPAGAVRRGTLEDDRVRFGNQTYALDSDEIDVLAPTDPSKIVCIGRNYADHADEMGNDVPDRPLLFLKPPNAVAGHGDTITAPAGKDRIDYEAELGVVIGEQCRHVPVSDAMDVVEGFTCVNDISNRDDQEQEQNWIRGKAFDGAAPLGPVLATPDEVPDGASVQSRVNGDLKQDGSTDQLIFPISELIAEITSYLTLEPGDVIATGTPEGVGPLEDGDTVEIEIDGVGTLENTVRRP; encoded by the coding sequence ATGAAATACGTCCGATTCCGTGACCCCGCTGGGGCAGTCCGACGTGGCACACTCGAGGATGACCGTGTTCGATTCGGAAACCAGACCTATGCACTCGATAGCGACGAAATCGACGTATTAGCACCGACTGACCCCTCGAAGATCGTCTGTATCGGACGCAACTACGCAGACCACGCAGACGAGATGGGCAACGATGTACCCGACCGGCCGCTGCTTTTTCTGAAGCCGCCAAACGCGGTCGCAGGCCATGGCGATACCATCACCGCGCCCGCGGGCAAAGACCGAATCGACTACGAAGCGGAACTCGGCGTCGTGATCGGCGAACAGTGCCGGCACGTCCCCGTCTCCGATGCGATGGACGTCGTCGAGGGCTTTACCTGCGTCAACGACATCTCGAACCGGGACGACCAGGAACAAGAACAGAACTGGATCCGCGGCAAGGCCTTTGACGGCGCAGCGCCACTCGGCCCGGTTCTCGCAACGCCCGACGAAGTCCCCGACGGCGCGTCCGTGCAGTCACGCGTCAACGGCGACCTCAAACAGGACGGCTCGACCGATCAGCTCATTTTCCCGATTTCCGAACTCATCGCCGAAATCACGAGCTATCTTACGCTCGAGCCGGGCGACGTAATCGCAACTGGGACGCCGGAAGGCGTCGGCCCGCTTGAGGATGGCGACACCGTCGAAATCGAGATTGACGGGGTCGGCACGCTCGAGAACACGGTTCGGCGTCCGTAA
- a CDS encoding DUF357 domain-containing protein: MAADLEEKTDRYGALLAEALEEATIAPREGSPMADAAAECYEMASSYLDDGQHFRENDDPVNALASFSYGHAWLDAGARVGLFDVPTDGHLFTVE, encoded by the coding sequence ATGGCTGCAGATCTCGAGGAGAAAACTGACCGCTACGGCGCGTTACTGGCAGAGGCACTCGAGGAAGCGACAATCGCCCCTCGAGAGGGGAGCCCAATGGCCGACGCTGCGGCGGAGTGTTACGAGATGGCGTCGTCGTATCTCGACGACGGCCAGCACTTTCGCGAAAATGACGACCCAGTCAACGCGTTAGCATCGTTTTCCTACGGGCACGCGTGGCTCGATGCAGGCGCACGCGTTGGACTATTCGATGTGCCGACTGACGGGCATCTCTTCACCGTCGAGTAA
- a CDS encoding FAD-dependent oxidoreductase, with amino-acid sequence MSDQPRVEIYTKTDCPYCDKAKDLFDAKGIEYEIYNVTGDDDLFEEMVERADGRKTAPEVFIDDELIGGWDDTSALDETGELDEKLGIADDGNVDVEHRKLIIAGTGIAGLTAAIYAGRGDNEPLVIEGDEPGGQLTLTTDVANYPGFPEGIGGAELVNNMKEQARQFGAELKNGIIDSVDADEQPFRVELTNGDVYTADAVIAASGASARTLGIPGEEELMGYGLSTCATCDGAFFRGEDMLVVGGGDAAMEEATFLTKFADTVYIAHRREEFRAEQYWINRVHEKVEEGEIEIMKNTEVTELHGSQAEGIDHATLVRNDKGHPTDRLEDPETEEFDFDVGAVFFAIGHTPNTDYLEDTGVKMDDDGYLKTKGGSGGGQTETHVPGIFGAGDVVDYHYQQAVTAAGMGSKAALDADEYLEDVDRAEATTDAEAAAADD; translated from the coding sequence ATGAGCGACCAGCCACGCGTCGAGATCTATACCAAAACAGACTGTCCGTATTGCGACAAGGCCAAGGACCTCTTTGATGCGAAAGGAATCGAGTACGAGATCTACAACGTCACTGGCGACGACGACCTGTTCGAGGAGATGGTCGAGCGCGCAGACGGCCGCAAAACTGCTCCAGAAGTCTTCATCGACGACGAACTCATCGGCGGCTGGGACGACACGAGCGCACTCGACGAGACGGGCGAACTCGACGAGAAACTGGGCATTGCAGACGACGGTAACGTCGACGTTGAACACCGCAAACTGATCATCGCCGGCACCGGAATCGCTGGCCTCACGGCAGCGATCTACGCCGGTCGTGGCGACAACGAGCCACTCGTCATCGAAGGTGACGAACCCGGCGGGCAGCTCACGCTCACGACAGACGTTGCAAACTATCCCGGCTTCCCTGAGGGAATCGGCGGCGCTGAGCTCGTGAACAACATGAAAGAGCAGGCCCGCCAGTTCGGTGCCGAGTTGAAAAACGGCATTATCGACTCCGTGGATGCCGACGAGCAGCCGTTCCGTGTCGAACTCACCAACGGCGATGTCTACACCGCAGATGCCGTCATCGCCGCCTCGGGCGCAAGCGCTCGTACGCTTGGCATCCCCGGCGAAGAGGAACTCATGGGCTACGGTCTCTCGACCTGTGCGACCTGTGACGGCGCGTTCTTCCGCGGCGAGGACATGCTCGTCGTCGGCGGGGGCGACGCCGCCATGGAGGAAGCAACCTTCCTCACGAAGTTCGCAGACACCGTCTACATCGCCCACCGCCGCGAGGAGTTCCGCGCCGAACAGTACTGGATCAACCGCGTCCACGAAAAGGTCGAAGAAGGCGAGATCGAGATCATGAAAAACACCGAAGTCACCGAACTCCACGGCTCCCAGGCCGAGGGCATCGACCACGCAACCCTCGTCCGCAACGACAAGGGCCACCCCACCGACCGCCTCGAGGACCCCGAAACCGAGGAGTTCGACTTCGACGTCGGGGCGGTCTTCTTCGCAATTGGTCACACGCCAAACACCGACTATCTCGAGGACACCGGCGTGAAAATGGACGACGACGGCTACCTCAAGACGAAAGGTGGCTCCGGCGGCGGCCAGACCGAAACCCACGTTCCCGGTATCTTCGGCGCTGGCGATGTCGTCGACTACCACTACCAGCAAGCCGTGACGGCTGCAGGGATGGGTTCGAAGGCCGCACTCGACGCCGACGAATACCTCGAGGACGTAGACCGTGCAGAAGCGACCACCGACGCTGAAGCGGCCGCGGCCGACGACTGA
- a CDS encoding BGTF surface domain-containing protein, with product MARGVGTTVLICIVLVLSVVALSLSGAGALSPTADSYDDGPTYTGESFTEVWIGQELTLHDGTFDGDFISIAKGPEPSDDTDAVVTERYNDSDNTVTFETDELEDDEIYHIYAYGDSDNFDFHGEGFRATSEDLEAEFSSPTVNEDSTTSLSIESERDEQHLNVTADDLDADELESIFGAEHTHPAAYDDAILLENVSDGDSFDADFTDIDIGDYEFTFDVADSNATATTTIDVTDSADYAFGDVSQPEQGEIATIDLEVTDTDTAAVVLGDEQDHFESSVALEEIDDDEITLEYNTHKATSTDAWRVHEDSNASVDSAEVDTDLDTDEPLPAHRWSLEVGNEFEDEDTHELETAFDRDVLNVRERTTIGETALATAPADATLTDGDSLEEATVTNTETVAEGDAFLVTIEDFGAAGLLETVGSGASLEELGLELEIEEQDSGPVASTHVWNTSADAQSEADPLDVEILNAGDAYDGDLSMLVTTDSQAESLESGEDYDVRMLTTEDNAYIDDDDAIEQERDLSVVEREFEWESLEAMPVASNATATGTTTVAPGTEVRVTADSPVEEGGFIQMSDAVVTEGSAGEHTFDASFDFEEMEPGITFDLFAEDPYDTSDPAAVHEEVEFIEVGEPAFEVAAEAPTSAVVGEYALLEVTVTNAGSATGESTYAVTVDGETVANETLELETDESKTKTYEFETDAEGTLEWEAMTVDDSESGTLDIEPDEAENGETNESTSDDADDQAETTASDDGTPGFGVAVALGVLIAVVLAARPRS from the coding sequence ATGGCTCGCGGGGTAGGCACGACGGTACTCATTTGTATCGTCCTCGTCCTGTCTGTCGTTGCGCTCTCTCTCTCAGGTGCGGGGGCACTCTCGCCCACTGCAGACAGCTACGACGATGGACCAACCTATACTGGCGAGTCGTTCACAGAAGTATGGATCGGGCAGGAACTAACTCTTCATGATGGCACCTTCGATGGAGACTTCATTTCGATTGCAAAGGGACCAGAACCCTCGGACGACACCGATGCCGTCGTCACCGAACGGTACAATGATTCCGACAACACGGTAACCTTCGAGACTGACGAACTCGAGGACGACGAAATCTATCACATCTACGCCTACGGCGACAGTGACAACTTCGACTTCCACGGCGAAGGATTCCGTGCAACCAGTGAAGACCTCGAAGCCGAGTTTAGCAGCCCAACCGTCAACGAAGATAGCACCACGTCGCTTTCGATTGAGTCGGAGCGCGACGAACAACATCTAAACGTCACTGCAGACGATCTCGACGCTGATGAACTCGAGTCAATCTTCGGCGCTGAACACACCCATCCTGCTGCGTATGACGATGCAATTCTTCTCGAAAACGTCAGTGATGGCGACTCCTTTGATGCAGACTTCACTGATATCGACATTGGCGACTACGAGTTCACATTCGACGTGGCCGATAGTAACGCGACAGCGACCACAACGATCGACGTGACTGATAGCGCAGACTACGCCTTCGGCGACGTCTCCCAACCCGAACAGGGCGAGATTGCCACGATCGATCTCGAGGTCACAGATACGGACACGGCGGCTGTCGTCCTCGGCGACGAGCAAGACCACTTCGAGTCTTCAGTCGCCCTCGAGGAGATCGACGACGACGAGATCACCCTCGAGTACAACACCCACAAAGCGACCAGCACGGACGCGTGGCGCGTCCACGAGGATTCGAACGCGAGTGTCGACAGCGCCGAGGTGGACACGGATCTGGATACGGATGAGCCACTTCCAGCACACCGTTGGTCGCTCGAGGTCGGCAACGAATTTGAAGATGAAGACACGCATGAACTCGAGACGGCGTTCGACCGCGACGTGTTGAACGTCCGCGAGCGAACGACGATCGGCGAGACGGCATTGGCTACCGCTCCAGCGGACGCAACGCTTACCGACGGCGACTCGCTGGAGGAAGCAACCGTGACGAACACGGAGACCGTTGCTGAAGGTGATGCCTTCCTGGTCACGATCGAGGACTTCGGAGCAGCTGGCCTCCTCGAGACGGTTGGGAGCGGCGCCTCACTCGAGGAGCTTGGGCTTGAACTCGAGATCGAAGAACAGGATAGCGGCCCAGTCGCGTCGACACACGTCTGGAACACCTCTGCAGACGCCCAATCCGAGGCGGACCCGCTCGATGTCGAGATCCTCAATGCAGGTGACGCATACGACGGCGACCTCTCAATGCTCGTCACGACGGACTCACAGGCCGAGTCGCTCGAGTCTGGCGAGGACTACGACGTGCGTATGCTGACGACCGAGGATAATGCCTACATCGACGACGATGACGCGATCGAACAGGAACGTGACCTCTCGGTCGTCGAGCGCGAGTTCGAGTGGGAGTCACTCGAGGCGATGCCGGTCGCGTCGAATGCCACTGCGACAGGAACGACGACTGTTGCGCCCGGAACTGAGGTGCGCGTGACTGCGGACTCACCGGTTGAGGAGGGTGGATTCATCCAGATGAGTGATGCAGTCGTCACAGAAGGCAGTGCTGGCGAGCACACGTTCGATGCCTCGTTCGACTTCGAGGAGATGGAACCCGGCATTACCTTCGATCTGTTCGCTGAAGATCCATATGATACGTCCGACCCTGCTGCGGTACACGAAGAGGTCGAATTTATCGAAGTTGGCGAACCAGCCTTCGAAGTTGCTGCTGAGGCTCCGACGAGTGCTGTGGTCGGTGAATACGCCTTACTTGAGGTGACGGTGACGAATGCTGGGTCGGCCACTGGCGAGTCGACGTACGCAGTTACTGTCGACGGTGAGACAGTCGCAAACGAGACGCTGGAACTCGAGACAGACGAGTCGAAAACAAAGACCTACGAGTTCGAGACGGACGCTGAAGGCACTCTCGAGTGGGAGGCGATGACGGTTGATGATTCCGAGAGCGGAACTCTAGATATCGAACCCGACGAGGCAGAGAATGGAGAGACCAACGAGTCTACAAGCGATGATGCGGATGACCAGGCCGAGACGACAGCGAGTGACGATGGGACGCCTGGGTTCGGTGTGGCTGTTGCTCTTGGCGTTCTCATTGCTGTCGTTCTGGCCGCTCGGCCCCGCTCGTAG
- a CDS encoding PGF-CTERM sorting domain-containing protein produces MTNETSYREKGRALFLAAMMVLSVVAMSAAFAGGAAAAVNEDNYDEGVTFNDGVIDEDVWVGQELTLISDDDDHHSGLVSIVEGPELDEGDTVETESVDGDTVTFETDDLEEDEYYHIRVHNGDNDDFNFEGQTFEAVSENLETEFTDDTVAEEGSVDLEVESDRDYQHLNVTADDLDEEQLEDLFNVDTHPAEHDDAILLEDVEDDDALEANFSNASIDTGEYEFTFEVSDSIDYDTATIEVTDASEDYYFADVDQVSEGEIGNITIGVEESSTASVVLGDYNETSHVTGIDLYDIDSDEVVLEYNTHGANNSDIGEEGYGWDVHEDYEDNASIDNVEIQSGLDENQPLPSHNWDLSIGEGLEQNGDNWEVSDERDRDVFSVGDREAIGDASLYTAPYDDGLDNSGVDFDDYNDSTITPTDTVADDDALILTVDDFGVEGAIDDDTEIGHLSGVNISIEEQDSGPIGDAAYWNTSDEYDGEDEELDAYLIGDEYDGDLTFVVDYAGADGLDADEDYYVTFEVTEDNEYIDDEDDEVESELELSLEDREVDWDTISGLPADEDATATGVTNIAPGSELDADIDSDEGNFVDITTADVIDGEYGEYTFEAEFDLSGEADQEGVLFDMTVEDPHSDADDDLSDVELLPAGEEGEPAAFDVDADAPSSVEVGDDATLDVVVENTGTESGETNYSVVIDGEQVDEDTIELDGEESTDTMSYDFDTDAEGDIEWEVATDHDDASDTLTVEDGTDDGDDGVDDGVDDGDDGVDDGDDGVDDEEPTDDDDDGTPGFGVAVALFALLAAAMLALRKQD; encoded by the coding sequence ATGACAAACGAAACTTCATATCGCGAGAAGGGACGTGCACTGTTCCTTGCTGCGATGATGGTCCTCTCGGTTGTTGCCATGTCCGCTGCGTTTGCGGGCGGTGCGGCAGCAGCAGTCAACGAGGACAACTACGACGAAGGTGTTACCTTCAATGACGGCGTAATTGATGAAGATGTATGGGTCGGTCAGGAACTAACTCTCATTAGCGATGACGACGACCACCATAGTGGTCTCGTTTCCATCGTTGAGGGTCCAGAACTTGACGAGGGAGACACCGTTGAAACCGAATCGGTTGATGGTGACACAGTAACCTTCGAGACCGACGACCTCGAAGAGGATGAGTACTACCACATCCGTGTACACAACGGAGACAATGACGACTTCAACTTTGAAGGGCAGACCTTCGAAGCAGTGAGCGAGAATCTCGAGACCGAATTCACCGACGACACCGTCGCTGAAGAAGGTTCTGTTGACCTTGAAGTTGAATCCGATCGTGACTACCAGCACCTGAACGTCACGGCCGATGACCTCGACGAAGAGCAGCTCGAGGATCTCTTCAATGTTGACACCCACCCAGCTGAGCATGATGACGCCATCCTCCTCGAGGATGTCGAAGACGACGACGCCCTCGAAGCAAACTTCAGTAATGCATCCATCGATACGGGTGAATACGAGTTCACCTTCGAAGTCTCTGACTCGATCGATTACGACACCGCGACGATCGAAGTGACGGACGCGTCTGAAGATTACTACTTCGCAGATGTTGATCAAGTTTCCGAGGGTGAAATCGGAAACATCACCATCGGTGTTGAAGAATCCAGCACGGCCAGTGTCGTGCTCGGTGACTACAACGAGACCAGCCACGTAACTGGTATCGACCTCTACGATATCGATAGTGATGAGGTTGTTCTCGAGTACAACACCCACGGTGCAAACAACTCCGATATCGGTGAGGAAGGCTACGGTTGGGATGTCCATGAGGACTACGAGGACAACGCATCCATCGATAATGTCGAGATCCAGAGCGGACTCGATGAAAACCAGCCACTCCCAAGCCACAACTGGGACCTGTCGATTGGTGAAGGTCTCGAGCAGAACGGTGACAACTGGGAAGTCTCTGACGAGCGCGACCGCGACGTCTTCTCCGTTGGAGACCGTGAAGCGATCGGCGACGCATCGCTCTACACCGCACCGTACGATGATGGACTCGACAACAGCGGCGTCGACTTCGACGATTACAACGACTCCACCATCACCCCAACTGATACAGTTGCAGACGATGACGCTCTCATCCTGACCGTCGACGACTTCGGTGTCGAAGGCGCAATTGATGATGACACCGAAATCGGTCACCTGAGCGGCGTTAACATCTCGATCGAGGAGCAGGACTCTGGTCCGATCGGTGACGCTGCCTACTGGAACACCTCTGATGAGTATGACGGAGAGGACGAGGAACTCGACGCATACCTCATTGGTGACGAGTACGACGGCGACCTGACCTTCGTTGTCGATTACGCAGGCGCTGACGGCCTCGACGCTGACGAAGACTACTACGTCACGTTCGAAGTCACTGAGGACAACGAGTACATCGACGATGAGGACGACGAAGTCGAAAGTGAACTCGAACTCAGCCTCGAAGACCGCGAAGTTGACTGGGACACCATCTCGGGACTCCCAGCTGACGAAGACGCAACCGCAACCGGTGTGACGAACATTGCACCAGGTTCGGAGCTTGACGCTGACATCGACTCTGACGAGGGTAACTTCGTCGATATTACGACTGCTGATGTCATTGATGGCGAATACGGCGAATACACCTTCGAAGCTGAATTCGACCTGAGTGGAGAGGCTGACCAGGAAGGTGTCTTGTTCGACATGACTGTTGAGGACCCACACAGCGACGCTGATGACGATCTCAGCGACGTTGAACTCCTCCCAGCTGGTGAAGAAGGCGAGCCAGCCGCATTCGATGTCGACGCTGACGCACCATCGAGCGTTGAAGTCGGTGACGACGCAACGCTTGATGTTGTCGTCGAAAACACCGGCACTGAGTCCGGTGAGACCAACTACTCCGTCGTAATCGATGGAGAGCAGGTTGACGAAGACACCATCGAACTCGACGGTGAGGAGTCCACGGACACGATGTCCTACGACTTCGACACTGACGCTGAAGGTGACATCGAGTGGGAAGTCGCAACTGACCACGACGATGCCTCCGACACGCTGACCGTCGAAGACGGCACTGACGACGGCGACGACGGCGTTGACGACGGCGTTGACGACGGCGACGACGGCGTTGACGACGGCGACGACGGCGTTGACGATGAGGAGCCAACCGATGACGATGACGACGGCACGCCTGGCTTTGGCGTCGCAGTCGCTCTCTTCGCACTCCTCGCAGCCGCCATGCTTGCACTCCGCAAGCAGGACTAA
- a CDS encoding TetR/AcrR family transcriptional regulator, translating to MTEHPFEDVSGTREEILEATFRSLREYGYSELTVDKIGSNFAKSKSLIYHHYDGKDELVLECLEYLLETYEGAVTDIDDDPRGCLETVLEYVFAVDSADRQERAATLFELRAQAVHDEAYRDHFTRSDQQFEDTLAGIIHAGIEDGEFQACNPDAVATTLVAIMTGTSLRRSTTTDLPVAAIREELEAYLEARVYR from the coding sequence ATGACTGAACACCCGTTTGAAGACGTCTCTGGAACGCGCGAAGAGATTCTCGAGGCGACGTTCCGGTCACTCCGAGAATACGGCTACTCGGAGCTGACGGTCGACAAAATCGGCTCGAACTTCGCAAAGAGCAAATCGCTGATCTACCACCACTACGACGGCAAAGACGAACTCGTCCTCGAGTGTCTCGAGTACTTGCTCGAGACCTACGAAGGAGCCGTCACGGATATCGACGACGATCCACGCGGGTGCCTCGAGACCGTCCTCGAGTACGTGTTCGCAGTGGATTCTGCCGATCGCCAGGAGCGTGCTGCGACGTTGTTCGAACTCCGCGCGCAGGCAGTACACGACGAGGCCTACCGCGATCATTTCACGCGCAGTGATCAGCAGTTCGAGGATACGCTCGCGGGTATCATCCACGCGGGCATCGAAGACGGCGAGTTTCAGGCGTGTAACCCAGACGCCGTCGCGACAACGCTGGTCGCGATCATGACTGGCACCTCGCTTCGGCGCTCGACCACGACCGACCTGCCGGTCGCAGCGATTCGCGAGGAACTCGAGGCCTATCTCGAGGCGCGTGTCTATCGCTGA